The following are encoded in a window of Syngnathus scovelli strain Florida chromosome 4, RoL_Ssco_1.2, whole genome shotgun sequence genomic DNA:
- the ist1 gene encoding IST1 homolog isoform X1 yields MGSRKDASSREDNSDMMPGGFKSERLRVNLRLVINRLKLLEKKKTELAQKARKEISEYLSAGKDERARIRVEHIIREDYMVEGMEILELYCDLLLTRFGLIQSMKELDPGLQEAVSTLIWAAPRLQSEVSELKLVSEQLCVKYSKEYGKLCRTNQIGTVNERLMHKLSVESPPKILVERYLIEIAKNYNVPYEPDAMVRPEVSCDEADLIDMNNDKKSGGGGRGGGGGGGGGGGFMAPVMPMPMPMPMPMPTPFNYPTPKGEPFTPAIGSYNSFPHPVGGGQPPQLPTSPPTYESIDDIKNSLPSQTIGQPSQIYDNNALPELPSVPDTLPAGSFGGKTTTSTSDDIDFDDLTRRFEELKKKT; encoded by the exons ATGGGTAGTCGCAAAGATGCATCAAGCAG GGAAGATAACTCAGACATGATGCCGGGAGGCTTCAAATCTGAGAGGTTAAGAGTCAACCTGCGGCTCGTCATCAATCGACTAAAGCTccttgagaaaaagaaaa cCGAGCTCGCTCAAAAGGCTCGGAAGGAGATATCGGAATACCTGTCAGCAGGAAAAGATGAGCGGGCGCGCATCCGTGTGGAGCACATCATCAGGGAGGACTATATGGTTGAAGGCATGGAGATCCTGGAGCTTTACTGTGACTTGCTCCTGACACGCTTCGGCCTCATTCAATCGATGAA GGAGTTGGATCCAGGTTTACAAGAAGCAGTGTCCACTCTTATCTGGGCAGCTCCTCGACTTCAGTCAGAGGTGTCTGAATTAAAATTG GTGTCCGAACAGCTCTGTGTAAAATACAGCAAGGAGTATGGCAAGCTGTGCAGGACAAATCAGATTGGAACGGTCAATGAAAGG CTGATGCACAAACTAAGCGTGGAGTCTCCCCCTAAGATTTTGGTGGAGCGCTACTTGATTGAGATAGCCAAAAATTACAATGTGCCGTATGAACCTGATGCCATGGTCCGG CCTGAGGTGAGTTGTGATGAAGCAGACCTGATTGACATGAACAATGACAAGAAGTCCGGAgggggaggacgaggaggaggcggaggtggtggtggtggtggtggtttcaTGGCTCCTGTCATGCCCATGCCGATGCCCATGCCGATGCCCATGCCTACGCCTTTCAACTATCCAACTCCCAAAGGA GAACCGTTCACTCCAGCCATTGGATCGTACAACAGCTTCCCGCACCCTGTGGGAGGAGGGCAGCCCCCTCAGTTGCCCACTTCTCCCCCCACATACGAGTCT ATTGATGACATAAAAAACTCTCTTCCATCCCAGACCATAG GTCAGCCGTCACAAATATACGACAACAACGCTCTCCCAGAACTTCCTTCGGTCCCAGACACACTCCCAGCAGGCTCCTTCGGCGGGAAGACCACCACCAGCACTTCGGATGACATCGACTTTGATGACCTAACGCGACGCTTTGAGGAGCTGAAGAAGAAGACTTAA
- the ist1 gene encoding IST1 homolog isoform X2, with product MMPGGFKSERLRVNLRLVINRLKLLEKKKTELAQKARKEISEYLSAGKDERARIRVEHIIREDYMVEGMEILELYCDLLLTRFGLIQSMKELDPGLQEAVSTLIWAAPRLQSEVSELKLVSEQLCVKYSKEYGKLCRTNQIGTVNERLMHKLSVESPPKILVERYLIEIAKNYNVPYEPDAMVRPEVSCDEADLIDMNNDKKSGGGGRGGGGGGGGGGGFMAPVMPMPMPMPMPMPTPFNYPTPKGEPFTPAIGSYNSFPHPVGGGQPPQLPTSPPTYESIDDIKNSLPSQTIGQPSQIYDNNALPELPSVPDTLPAGSFGGKTTTSTSDDIDFDDLTRRFEELKKKT from the exons ATGATGCCGGGAGGCTTCAAATCTGAGAGGTTAAGAGTCAACCTGCGGCTCGTCATCAATCGACTAAAGCTccttgagaaaaagaaaa cCGAGCTCGCTCAAAAGGCTCGGAAGGAGATATCGGAATACCTGTCAGCAGGAAAAGATGAGCGGGCGCGCATCCGTGTGGAGCACATCATCAGGGAGGACTATATGGTTGAAGGCATGGAGATCCTGGAGCTTTACTGTGACTTGCTCCTGACACGCTTCGGCCTCATTCAATCGATGAA GGAGTTGGATCCAGGTTTACAAGAAGCAGTGTCCACTCTTATCTGGGCAGCTCCTCGACTTCAGTCAGAGGTGTCTGAATTAAAATTG GTGTCCGAACAGCTCTGTGTAAAATACAGCAAGGAGTATGGCAAGCTGTGCAGGACAAATCAGATTGGAACGGTCAATGAAAGG CTGATGCACAAACTAAGCGTGGAGTCTCCCCCTAAGATTTTGGTGGAGCGCTACTTGATTGAGATAGCCAAAAATTACAATGTGCCGTATGAACCTGATGCCATGGTCCGG CCTGAGGTGAGTTGTGATGAAGCAGACCTGATTGACATGAACAATGACAAGAAGTCCGGAgggggaggacgaggaggaggcggaggtggtggtggtggtggtggtttcaTGGCTCCTGTCATGCCCATGCCGATGCCCATGCCGATGCCCATGCCTACGCCTTTCAACTATCCAACTCCCAAAGGA GAACCGTTCACTCCAGCCATTGGATCGTACAACAGCTTCCCGCACCCTGTGGGAGGAGGGCAGCCCCCTCAGTTGCCCACTTCTCCCCCCACATACGAGTCT ATTGATGACATAAAAAACTCTCTTCCATCCCAGACCATAG GTCAGCCGTCACAAATATACGACAACAACGCTCTCCCAGAACTTCCTTCGGTCCCAGACACACTCCCAGCAGGCTCCTTCGGCGGGAAGACCACCACCAGCACTTCGGATGACATCGACTTTGATGACCTAACGCGACGCTTTGAGGAGCTGAAGAAGAAGACTTAA